Proteins encoded by one window of Erysipelothrix rhusiopathiae:
- a CDS encoding aspartate dehydrogenase domain-containing protein, with the protein MKKLKLALIGPGFLNDIVAQAWVDGYLPEYELVGVLGRNPIRTAAFANYYGCKACSTIDELMALEPDYTSEAASVKSVVDYTETVLRSGSNLVVLSIGAFADATFYNHVQEVARETGKKVHIASGAVGGFDILRTATLMSPVNVKMTGMKSPRALVHTSLNREGLIDTQEPVEVFSGTTKEAIAALPTHVNVSVAIALASAGPENTTLKINAIPGYVGDEHRIMLEGEEIKTDLKIYSRTSRVAGWSIVAVLQNIVAPIVF; encoded by the coding sequence ATGAAAAAATTAAAATTAGCGTTAATTGGGCCAGGATTTCTCAACGATATCGTAGCTCAAGCTTGGGTAGATGGTTATCTTCCTGAATATGAACTTGTTGGAGTATTAGGTCGAAACCCAATTCGTACCGCTGCATTCGCAAACTACTATGGTTGTAAAGCATGTTCAACAATTGATGAACTAATGGCACTTGAGCCAGACTATACATCGGAAGCAGCTTCTGTAAAATCAGTTGTTGACTACACTGAAACAGTACTACGTTCCGGTTCAAATCTAGTTGTCTTATCAATTGGAGCATTTGCTGATGCGACATTTTATAATCACGTACAAGAAGTTGCGCGTGAGACAGGTAAAAAAGTTCATATCGCAAGTGGAGCAGTAGGAGGATTTGATATTTTACGTACTGCTACTCTCATGAGTCCTGTAAACGTAAAAATGACAGGAATGAAATCCCCTCGTGCATTAGTACATACATCACTAAATCGCGAAGGATTAATTGATACTCAAGAACCTGTTGAAGTATTCTCAGGTACAACAAAAGAAGCAATTGCTGCATTACCAACACACGTTAACGTTTCTGTAGCTATTGCACTTGCAAGTGCTGGACCAGAAAACACAACCCTTAAGATTAATGCAATTCCAGGTTACGTTGGTGATGAGCACCGTATCATGCTTGAAGGCGAAGAAATTAAAACAGATTTAAAAATCTATAGCCGCACAAGTCGCGTCGCAGGCTGGAGTATCGTAGCCGTGCTTCAAAACATCGTTGCACCGATCGTATTCTAG
- a CDS encoding ABC transporter permease, with the protein MNKLKTVFKFEFLEMLRKRSVKVTTLILCIAVLLMTSVPTIQSVFMDEKSDETQTSEVVPEERNEWGFIFEDNSVDKEKFTVLLGLDHLKQFDSEDNMKTALLNKEIKKGYIVYNSTSYKVLTIDKDMFGFEDSIIEDTLKTMAIDENFKGSNIDVSDARNAMNVSITSEIEAIGKDSSQGFFIAYVILFAMYMLILFFGQSVATSVAREKDSRTMELLITSTDPKVLILGKVFAMGAVGLLQVGTILLSVFIGFMLNKVNYDPDILMMVQGSLTVSTALVYFVFSVAGYILYLYIFAALGSLISKVEDVSSATTPITVLFVIAFFIASSSLSAPDSQLTIISSYVPFVSLFTMPIRFMLTSVNWIEIVISMAIMILSTLVIAKISVYIYRFGSLNYGNKLKIKDIIKAKK; encoded by the coding sequence ATGAATAAACTCAAAACGGTTTTTAAATTTGAATTTTTAGAAATGTTGCGGAAACGTAGTGTTAAAGTAACGACTCTAATTTTATGTATTGCAGTGTTGTTGATGACATCAGTGCCAACAATTCAATCTGTGTTTATGGATGAAAAATCAGATGAGACACAGACAAGTGAAGTTGTCCCAGAGGAACGAAATGAATGGGGATTTATTTTTGAAGATAATTCAGTCGATAAAGAGAAGTTTACAGTGCTTCTTGGACTGGATCACCTTAAACAATTTGATTCTGAAGACAATATGAAGACTGCTCTTCTTAATAAAGAAATTAAAAAAGGATATATTGTTTACAATAGTACATCTTATAAAGTTCTAACAATTGATAAGGATATGTTCGGTTTTGAGGATAGCATTATCGAGGATACTTTAAAAACAATGGCAATAGACGAGAATTTTAAAGGAAGTAATATCGATGTCTCGGATGCACGTAATGCAATGAATGTGTCAATTACATCTGAGATTGAGGCGATCGGAAAAGATTCATCTCAAGGTTTCTTTATTGCGTATGTCATTCTGTTTGCGATGTATATGTTGATTCTATTCTTTGGTCAATCTGTAGCAACATCGGTTGCACGTGAAAAAGACAGTAGAACTATGGAGTTACTCATTACAAGTACAGATCCGAAAGTTCTTATTTTAGGGAAAGTGTTTGCGATGGGTGCTGTTGGATTACTTCAGGTAGGTACGATTTTATTATCCGTATTTATCGGTTTTATGCTTAACAAAGTAAACTATGATCCTGATATTTTGATGATGGTACAAGGTTCACTAACGGTGTCTACGGCACTTGTATATTTCGTGTTCTCAGTTGCGGGTTATATTCTATATCTGTATATATTTGCAGCATTGGGATCCTTGATTTCTAAAGTGGAAGATGTAAGTTCTGCGACAACACCAATTACAGTCTTGTTTGTGATTGCGTTCTTTATCGCTTCAAGTAGTTTAAGTGCACCAGATAGTCAATTAACAATTATTAGCTCTTATGTACCGTTCGTCTCATTATTTACAATGCCGATTCGCTTCATGTTAACTTCGGTTAATTGGATTGAAATTGTGATATCAATGGCGATTATGATTTTATCAACATTAGTGATTGCGAAGATTTCGGTTTATATTTACCGATTCGGATCTTTAAATTATGGAAATAAATTAAAAATAAAAGATATTATAAAAGCAAAAAAATAA